The nucleotide window AGCGGACTGAAAGGCTTCGCCATAAAATAATCTGCCCCTGCTGCCATCGCTTTCTCTTGCTCCGTCAGCTGGCTTTTGGCAGAGAGCATCAAGATCGGAACATTCATATTCTTCCCGCTTTGCCTGACCTTTGCGATTACTTCAACTCCTGAATAAATTGGCATCATATAGTCAATGATCAGCAATTCATATTGTTGTTGCTCAAGGAAACCCAATGCCTCCTGTCCATCTGCTGCTTCATCGACCTGATAGTCTTCGTCCTCAAGAGTATCGTTGATCAGCATTCTTAGAATCTCTTCATCCTCTGCAAGCAAAATCCTTTTCACTGGCTGTCCCCCTAGTTCTTGTTTCCTGCGTTTTTAAAAGTGTCCTTCATGATGCTATACGACTTTTTGAGGCGTTCATAATAGTTCGGCTGTTCCCAATACGGCCATTCATAAAGACTTGTTCTCTCTAGTTTGCCAGATTGATTTTCAGGCAAGGTGGAGTTGATTCCGCTTTCGCCTGCCACAGCAGCTATAAAGTGGAGCCCTTCGATCTGTTCACTCCCTGACAGACCCTTTTCGTAAAGATTCCCCATGATTTCCTTGGAGCTTGGGTCCTTCACATTCAAGAGCTGCCAGGGTATGCGGATTTCTGCCGTTTTTTTATCTGAACTGATACTTATATCGGTCAATGAATCGAAGTTTTCATCAGCCGGATTAGCTGTGCCAAATTTCAATTTTCCTGTTTCATAAGACTGGAATGAAAGTTTCCGGCCATCTGCTGGAAGCGTCATTTCCTTATTCAGTGCTAAGCGAATCGGATGGAAGATCCCATTATTATTCTTCTCAGCATAGGGTTCCTCAGGAATCATTTTCAGCGTATGTCCATATTGAAAGTAGAACGGATCGTAATGGCTATCAACCAGGATTCTTGATTCGTCCGGTCCTTCCAGCTTGATGATGAAATCCACTCCAAAATCAGCATTCACCTCAACACTACTATTCATCTTGAATCTCTGCTGGCCCTGCCCTGGTACTGTATCAATGAAAAGATAGCTCCCCTGTTTCTCCCAATCTAGCGGCTCTGCAAAATCCAGACGGTAATAAAGATATGCTTCATCAGCAGCTGCAAAAACCTGCTTGATAGCACCAGTTTCTGAGGTCATCAGCGGGTTGATTCCCCGCTTCATCCAGTCTTCCTTTCTGCCGTCCACTACAATTGCCGTACTTTTCTTGCCGGGCTCAAAGCTCAATAGCCCAAAATTCTGTTCATTCGTCTGCCGATTTGCCCAAAAAGGGCGCCGGTAAGGCTGATCATAATCCATCGTGTTCCACGTCCGCTTGAACCATTCATCCTGCCAGGCGAATACGATTCCGCCAGCGAATCCTTCATCAACAATTGAATTGAACATGTCACTGTTCATTTCCCCCTGTTGCTGTTCGGTCAAGAATCCCTGATTCATACCTGAGTCACTTTTGTGTGTCAGTCCTCTGGATGCAGGTACGCCAAATTCCGCAATCAAAACCGGCATTTCATGGGCATTTATCAAATCATTCAAATAGCCGGCATAATGATTTCTCATCCCAGTCTTGTCCTTGTACTGCAGATATTTTTCATCAAAATTCAAGAAGTCAGGGTAGTACGGATAAACGTGGTACGAAGCGAACATCCCGGCATGGAATTCATCCGTTTTATGAATATGGTTCGGATTCACCGATACCATATCCTCGGTTTCAAGCGGTTCACTTGGATGTTCAAGCAAATCTGTAGTAACCCAGTTCGTGAAACTGATGCTGTGCTGCCACTGGTATTGAGCTGTTTCATAAGCAGCAGTGTACTCCATCATTGATGCAAGCCAAACCTCAAAAGGCTCAGCCTCCTTGGTCCTAAAATAAGTACCTGAGAACTGATCAACGTCCTTATTTGTGACATTCGTATTTAAGACAGCTGCGGGATCCCATTCTATCCCAATGACGAACCCCAGAACATAAGGAGAAATATCATACTTGTAAATTCCTGACGCATGTCCTTTTCTTGGAGGCAACTCTGCCTGTCCATGGACAATATCAATCATTTGCTTAAGTTCCTGCTTAAAATCTTTCATCACATCTTCTGAAAATGCGTTTTGGGACTCCACGATCAGTTCTTCGTTAACCCACGCACCATGGAACAAATACAAAGGTTCATCTGCTGCCTTATTGTATTCATAGAATGCTTCATAGAATTCGGGAGGATGAAGGGTGTAGACCCTCAGCGCATTAGCATTCATCCTGCCAATCAACTGAAACCAACGATAATATTCTTCTTTAGTAATGGCAGCTTCCCCAGGAAAAGCTCCTGGTTTTCCCATTCCTACATTCACACCTTTAATCAGGATACTCTCCCATTTTCCATCCTTTTTAATTTGGATTGCATCTTTGCTGGTGTTGCTATTAAATTGAAAATCACCATTGGAAACAATCTCTGGCTTTGGATTTTCCTTAGGGACATGAAGACCTTTTGCCAATATTTCTTTTACCATTGGAACATACGTTGACCAGTAGAATGATTGCCTGCCATCAATTGCTTTTTTCCATTCTGATAAACCAGAAGTTTGATATATTCCTGGCACTTCCGCTTCATCTGCATAGTCACCTGCAAAATAATAGGAAGTATATTGTCTGTTTTGATGGCGGATGACCGCAGGAAATTCTGCAGGTATACCATAACCCGTCATTTTATTCAGAGATTCTTCCTTGATTGGAAGCTTGTAACTCGCAAGAACCTCCTCCTCATTCAGCGGCTCAACAATATCAAACCAATAAGCGTAGTTTGAGTCGAGCTCAGAAGAAAAAGCCTTATCCCCCTGGTCTGTAAGATTGAAATCTAGCCCCTCACCTTCAAGGTCATTTTTTCCTACAACAACGATATAATCTTCTTCATTTACAAAAACAAAGCCTTGGCCGGTAAAATCCCAGTCGCCCATCTGAGCTTCATATTGCTCAATAATCCAGCCCGGAACCTCGCTTCCTTCCAATTTGGTAAAATAACGCCCTGTCCAGCCGCTCCATCTGATATTCAGCAAATTCGTCATGCGCTTTCTGACTGCTTCATCAGTAGGACTGCCAAATGTATTGAATTCTGAAATCAAAGTCTTATTGCCCTGGAACAATTCTTTTTCCAGTACGTCCACGTCTTCTGGCTGAAGTCCGCCATATAGTTGCTTTGACTTCCTGCCAGCCTCATTCTTTCCAGTGAACTCTTCTTCATACACTCCATACAGGTCGGCTAGATAAATCACTTTAAAGTTGTCTAGCTGTTTTGGCAGCTTTTCTCCAATGAATGAATTATTCTCCTTGTGCTGGAAACCGACATAGTCACCAACAGCAGAATAATTATCTCCGTCAGACTTCTTATATTTTTCATTATTTAATACCCATGTTAATCCTTTGTGCTCCCGGTAGCTTTGATCAGGAACTGTTTTATCGACAATCAGGATATCCAGTTCTTTTTCTGGCTTCATCTGCCACAGCCAAAAAGGACTCGAAAGGATGGCGAGAACCGCGAATACAAACAGAAGGACAAACAGCTGAGGTCTTTGCTCAAAATATGATTTCATTTGGATACACCTTTTCGTTTCATTTCACCCCAGGCTTTCTCTCCTTTGATCATCTGCCAGATTCCCTGACAGCGCCAGAATACAGTAAGCGGGCGATACCAAAGTGTTTCTGTCAGCGAATAAAAGAACAGCTTGAGTAAATCAGATATTTTAGGATATTTTCGCAGACTCCATTCTTCCAATAAGATGGCGAAAGCCGAAAAAAGAGAGCCATAGAGGCAAGACAATAAAAATATCAAAATCGCAAACTCGAGATAGATTCCTCCTGCAAACAACGAAATAAAAACATAAATATATCCTGATAATTCGACAATCGGCCCCAAAAATTCCACTAGCCAAAAATAAGGAAAGGAGATGAAACCAATCTGCCCATACCTGGGATTCATCGTCAGCTTCCTATGGCTCCAAAGACTTTCAAACAGTCCTCTGTGCCAGCGGCGCCTTTGCCTTTTTAGATACTTCATATTTTCGGGTACCTCTGTCCAGCAGACTGGATCAGGTACATAAACAATTCTTTTTTTCGTACCGGTTTCTTTCAATAGTCTATGAATCCTGACGACCAGCTCCATATCTTCTCCGACAGTATCTGTCCTGTATCCACCTGCCCTTACGACCCAATACTTTGAGAATACACCAAAAGCACCAGATATGATTAACAGTAAATTATGCCGGCTTAGACCGATTCTTCCCATTAAGAAGGCTCTTAAATATTCAATCACCTGCATGATGACCAGAGGATTGCTGGATAAACCTATTTTCAGGACCTCACCATTCTGAATATCGCAACCATTAGCAATCCTGATGCTCCCTCCTGAGGCAATTACTTCCTCATTTGAATCAATGATCGGCTTCATCACCTTTAAAAATGCGTCTCTTTCCAGAACTGAGTCGCCATCAAGGGAACAGACATATGGATAATGTGAAAAATTCAGTCCGGCATTCAGGGCATCAGCCTTGCCGCCATTATCTTTGTCAATCAAAAACAGTGAAGGAAGCATTCTGGATTGATAGACTTTTTTGATTGGCTTCGATTCTACCTGTCTGCGAATCACTTTATGAATTTCTTTCATATCGTAATGCTCGATCAATCTTTCTATCGTACGATCCGAAGACCCATCATTCACAACTATAATCTCAAATACCGGATAATTGATGCTGAGCAGCGAACGGATGCTGTGAATAATTCCAGCCTCTTCATTGAAGGCAGGCACGATGATTGATACAGGTTTTGTATGAATATCTTCCGTATAATCACTGAAGGATTTTTCTCTGTTAAGCTTGTACTCTTTTCTTAACTGAACCACCGAAATCAGCATGACAACCGAATAAAAGGATATAACGATAACCATGTACACCATAATGAACATAGCAAAATAGATACTGATGTCTTGAAAACTCATGTTTGATAGACTCCTTTGTTAATCCATTCCCATGCCATATCTTTCGCAAAAGCATCCGTGCTTTCAACCAGTACACCCTGGAGGATCTCCTTTCCATGAGGGAATGTTATGATTGACTGCCCTGCCTGGGACCGGACCCACCATGAAGGATCTTGAAGGAGCTGAACAAGATCCGGGAGTGCATGCTCCACTTTCATTACTCCTGCCAATCTTGCAGCGAGCATCCGTTCTTCCCAATTCACCGATTTTAACAGGGGAAGATAATTGTCCAGGTTACGCACGAACCCAATGGAGACAAGGGCTTTTAATGAACGGATCCTTTCTTCACCACGACTTGAAGAAAAAACAGTTTCTGCGAATAGAAGGTAATTCAAGTCTTTTTTTAAACCAATTAGATCTAGGACCGTGAACTTAAGCTCAGTATGACATGAGTTGTATCCAAGCAAAAATTGTTCGAATCCACGATCGTTTAGCCTGGAGAGGATATTTCTGTACTCCAGATGAGAAAGATTCTTATAATCTTCTGTCAGTAATTGAAAAATCTCATTGTACTGAATCTGAGCTAAAATGGTCATTGCCTTGATTTTCTCTTCTTTTGTTATCCATCTCCGTTTCATCATGGCAACAACATCTTCTTTAATGTTTTCAATCTTGAATGTCTCGATAAAGAAAAGTGCATTCATCCTTGTGCTCCACTTATTGCTTTTCATCCCAATGCGGTAATGGTCACTCAAAAGCATTTCCGCAAGATTTTTCAGATTGTTCTTCTCCTCATTCCCCTCCAGAATTTCCGCATATTTGCTCAGCAGCTGCTCAATTGCCAGTTTTTTTGCTTTTGTGTCTGCTTGCAATGAACGAAGGATGTCACCTGTGAGAATACAGTGGAGGAGTTTATCATTCATGGAGTTTTTATGATCTTCCACTCTTTTTCGCAGCCTACTTTCTGCTGCTTTTCTTATGATTAAATAGATAAGCATGATCAAAAGCATTCCTGATAATAATGTGAAAACTGTAACAAGAAACTGAATTTCATTTTTTATCATTTAAAACATCCTCTGAATCAGCCTTTGAATCCTTGCCTGCAGCTCGGTAATACTGAACGGTTTTGTAACATAATCATCCGCTCCAAGCTTTAGGGCGCGCGCAATATCGTATTCTGTCTTCCGTCCCGTAAGCATCAGTACATTGACTTGGCTGGCGTTCTCCGTACTTTTCACTTTGCTAAGCACCTCAATTCCATCCATGACCGGCATGACACCGTCAAGTATGAGGAAGTGCTTTCCCTCGCACTCAAGACGACCAGCTTCAAAGAACATCTCGCCGTTTTCATACGATTCAATATTGAGCACCACATTGTCCGCATCTATATTTTGCAATACCCGGACGAGAAGGGTCCTGATAATGGCATCATCATCTATGACGGAAACATTGAGGATTTTAGTTGCCGGCAGCATCGTTTCATTGGCACTCTCTACACATGCCCGGCCTTTTTCCTTTGCCTTATATAAAGCCTGGTCGGACTTTTTCAGGATATCCAGGCTTCCTTCAGTTGGCTTGTTGACCATATAAATACCTGCAGAGAAACTGACATGGAAGGAGCGTCCTTGTACTTCAAATTCGACCTTCGAAAATTCTTCGAGGATCCGCCTGGCCACTTCAGAAGCTTCTTGATCATTCGTGTTTGGAAAGAGAACAATGAACTCTTCACCTCCATACCGGAAAACAATATCAGTGCTTCTGGTCTGTTGTTTTAAGAATAAGGCAAAGGCTTCCAGCACTTTGTCTCCGGTAAGATGACCAAACGTATCATTGATTTTCTTAAAATGATCGAGATCTAGAACTCCTATTGAAAAAGCAGCATTTTTCCGTTCAAAGTCTTTTAAATAACGGTCCAGCTGGTCAAAAAGGAACCTTCTATTATAAACCTGAGTTAACTCATCGATAAGCACTGATTGATCAAAGATTTGTTTTCTCTGCAATTGGCGGTTAATCCTGACTATGAATTCCTCCATATCAATCGGCTTTTCAATGAAATCATCTGCCCCCATTTCATAAGCATTCATTCTCGTATTTCGATCGGTTTGGGTGCTGATGACCACCTTTGGAATGAATTGTTTGTGATTATGCTCCTGAATACTCTCCAATAATTGAAAGCCGTTTTTTGAAGGCAAATCTACATCAATCACCAAACAATCAGGCTGAAGATCATAATACAGAGATACTGCTTTTTCTGGCTCTGTATTTGTCATCACCATCCAGCCATTATCCTCTAGAGCTTCCTTTAATAGGATCAGCATCGTCACATCATCATCAATAATTTGGATTAACGGTAAATTATCGCAGCAAGGCTCACTCTTTTTAAAATCAGATTCCCTGAAGTGCTCATACTCATAGCTAAGACTAATGAGTTCGAACAAAAAGTCTCTCAGTTCATCCTTTTCCCATTCCATGTTTTCGCCGGCTTCAAGCCTTTCAAGAAGCGTGGAGGAAACAAAATGCAAACCTCCAAGATGAATAGTTCCCGAAGTGCCTTTTATCGAGTGCAAGAAGCGATAAACCTCTTCATTGTCAACTAATTCGGCAGGCTGATTATCGAACCACCAGGATATTTTCTGTTTAATTTTTTCGAATAATAGTTTTTGATATTTTTCCAAAGCCACTCTCTGCACCCCATTATTAATCAATGATTCTCTGGTACTTGTATTCTGGCTGTTATTCAGTGATTTCAGCCTAGGAACAGCCTTATATCGGCCGTCAACATTCATATGCTTATTTGATTATATATTATGGAAGGAAAGGCTGATAGATAATTATGGCTATCACCATATGCCCCATTTTTCCATTGACATTTGAATAAACAATTAGATTATAGGCAAAAAATTCGCAAATAGCGTACTATAATATGTTAAAGTTATAGTGAAATATCCGAGTACGTATTTTTAGAACATATCTTTTCTCAAGGGGGGCAGGAACCCCACTATGACTGGAGATTAAGCCTATGGATCAATTAACAGTTCTTGTATTGAATCTGATTTTCATCCTGTTTACTACATTTGTGTTCCAATACATTATCGTCAACAAATTCACAACTTTATTTAGGAAATATGCCAAAATCCTCATTATTATATTAGGCGGAATCCAAATTCTGTTTTGTATGTCTTTTACGGTGGTTGGAAGTACTGATTTCATCTTCGACCTGCGATTGATCCCTGTTGTCGTCGGAGGCTTGTATGGAGGTCCGGTCGTAAGCGTCATGCTTTTTATAACCGTTGTACTGGCCAGGCTCCCTTTTGGTGGCAACGGGGTATGGATCAACTTTTTCAACATGCTCACGATCACCGTACTAACCGTATACCTTTCAGGCAAGTTCAAGGCTTTTCCGCTGACCAGGAAGTTGTATACTGTTGTGACGATCGCTCTATCCTATACGACCCTCATTTTCCTGATGAAGGCAACGGTGTTTAAAGATCCGTCCGATCTTCAATTCATGCTCTTTTATGGCCTTACGCTTTCCGGCGGTATCATTATTGTTACTTATTACATTGAAATCATGATGCAAAACCATCTGTTACATTATGCTGTGATGAAATCCGACAAAACCGAAGTGGTATCCCAATTGGCTGCGAGTGTCAGCCATGAGGTCCGTAACCCGCTTACTGTCACACGTGGATTTTTACAAATGTTGAAAGATCCAAGCATAGATGAGAAAAAGAGGCTTTATTACTTGAATACAGCAATTGATGAACTCGATCGTGCAGAAACAATCATCAAGGATTACCTTAATTTCGCAAAGCCTCAATCGAATATGAGATCATCGATCTGTGTAAAAGAAGAAATCGAGAAAGCACTAGAACTAATCCTTCCTTATGCAAATCATTTTTCTGTAAATATCAAAAGGGATTTGATGGCGGGGATGAATGTTGCCGGTGAAGCCTCCAAATTCCATCAATGTATACTCAATATCATCAAAAATGGCATTGAGGC belongs to Mesobacillus subterraneus and includes:
- a CDS encoding GGDEF domain-containing response regulator — translated: MALEKYQKLLFEKIKQKISWWFDNQPAELVDNEEVYRFLHSIKGTSGTIHLGGLHFVSSTLLERLEAGENMEWEKDELRDFLFELISLSYEYEHFRESDFKKSEPCCDNLPLIQIIDDDVTMLILLKEALEDNGWMVMTNTEPEKAVSLYYDLQPDCLVIDVDLPSKNGFQLLESIQEHNHKQFIPKVVISTQTDRNTRMNAYEMGADDFIEKPIDMEEFIVRINRQLQRKQIFDQSVLIDELTQVYNRRFLFDQLDRYLKDFERKNAAFSIGVLDLDHFKKINDTFGHLTGDKVLEAFALFLKQQTRSTDIVFRYGGEEFIVLFPNTNDQEASEVARRILEEFSKVEFEVQGRSFHVSFSAGIYMVNKPTEGSLDILKKSDQALYKAKEKGRACVESANETMLPATKILNVSVIDDDAIIRTLLVRVLQNIDADNVVLNIESYENGEMFFEAGRLECEGKHFLILDGVMPVMDGIEVLSKVKSTENASQVNVLMLTGRKTEYDIARALKLGADDYVTKPFSITELQARIQRLIQRMF
- a CDS encoding sensor histidine kinase, with translation MDQLTVLVLNLIFILFTTFVFQYIIVNKFTTLFRKYAKILIIILGGIQILFCMSFTVVGSTDFIFDLRLIPVVVGGLYGGPVVSVMLFITVVLARLPFGGNGVWINFFNMLTITVLTVYLSGKFKAFPLTRKLYTVVTIALSYTTLIFLMKATVFKDPSDLQFMLFYGLTLSGGIIIVTYYIEIMMQNHLLHYAVMKSDKTEVVSQLAASVSHEVRNPLTVTRGFLQMLKDPSIDEKKRLYYLNTAIDELDRAETIIKDYLNFAKPQSNMRSSICVKEEIEKALELILPYANHFSVNIKRDLMAGMNVAGEASKFHQCILNIIKNGIEAMPNGGDLVISCREMANHHVSITIEDTGCGMTPQQLAKIGEPYFSTKAEKGTGLGMMVVNKIIQEMGGTVEVKSKLNEGTKFKITLPLYNV
- a CDS encoding response regulator transcription factor, which translates into the protein MKRILLAEDEEILRMLINDTLEDEDYQVDEAADGQEALGFLEQQQYELLIIDYMMPIYSGVEVIAKVRQSGKNMNVPILMLSAKSQLTEQEKAMAAGADYFMAKPFSPLDLLGKVREILHDKNTI
- a CDS encoding HEAT repeat domain-containing protein; translated protein: MIKNEIQFLVTVFTLLSGMLLIMLIYLIIRKAAESRLRKRVEDHKNSMNDKLLHCILTGDILRSLQADTKAKKLAIEQLLSKYAEILEGNEEKNNLKNLAEMLLSDHYRIGMKSNKWSTRMNALFFIETFKIENIKEDVVAMMKRRWITKEEKIKAMTILAQIQYNEIFQLLTEDYKNLSHLEYRNILSRLNDRGFEQFLLGYNSCHTELKFTVLDLIGLKKDLNYLLFAETVFSSSRGEERIRSLKALVSIGFVRNLDNYLPLLKSVNWEERMLAARLAGVMKVEHALPDLVQLLQDPSWWVRSQAGQSIITFPHGKEILQGVLVESTDAFAKDMAWEWINKGVYQT
- a CDS encoding glycosyltransferase family 2 protein yields the protein MSFQDISIYFAMFIMVYMVIVISFYSVVMLISVVQLRKEYKLNREKSFSDYTEDIHTKPVSIIVPAFNEEAGIIHSIRSLLSINYPVFEIIVVNDGSSDRTIERLIEHYDMKEIHKVIRRQVESKPIKKVYQSRMLPSLFLIDKDNGGKADALNAGLNFSHYPYVCSLDGDSVLERDAFLKVMKPIIDSNEEVIASGGSIRIANGCDIQNGEVLKIGLSSNPLVIMQVIEYLRAFLMGRIGLSRHNLLLIISGAFGVFSKYWVVRAGGYRTDTVGEDMELVVRIHRLLKETGTKKRIVYVPDPVCWTEVPENMKYLKRQRRRWHRGLFESLWSHRKLTMNPRYGQIGFISFPYFWLVEFLGPIVELSGYIYVFISLFAGGIYLEFAILIFLLSCLYGSLFSAFAILLEEWSLRKYPKISDLLKLFFYSLTETLWYRPLTVFWRCQGIWQMIKGEKAWGEMKRKGVSK